From the Paraburkholderia sp. PREW-6R genome, one window contains:
- a CDS encoding DUF6538 domain-containing protein: protein MVSRNGTYYGRVRVPTLLVGLLQKHEIKISLRTKKLNEARAVNAEESSIYA from the coding sequence ATGGTGTCCAGAAACGGCACCTACTATGGGCGGGTGCGCGTGCCCACCTTGCTGGTTGGCCTCCTCCAGAAGCACGAAATCAAGATCAGCCTTCGGACGAAGAAGCTGAATGAGGCTCGTGCCGTCAACGCGGAGGAAAGTAGCATTTATGCGTGA
- a CDS encoding reverse transcriptase domain-containing protein, whose amino-acid sequence MAYRKAKVDLYYSSHASLAAIADYEDKLHANLTALLAKIHGDDESWVTKPEFIGSWILATKSVDMSCWNQYRERHGNGLIFSSPADEWEHACGLLAKGEKPQKPKAEFRVMAQCSMDFHVLSTLWMLEVGHLFDAELTGCAYGNRLRRTKDGKGINKRSLGSFEPYLKPFRDWRDNGIATMRGALDSGKKIVALTADVSSFYHELNPGFMLNPVFVTGVLGLEMSAHQAKLHRVFIQALLAWAAATPLKKGLPVGLPASAVVANVALAELDRIIEKQCAPLYYGRYVDDILLVMENAAGFRSASELWEWLFARSRDKLGWVDKTERKQIGFEPDYLGDSRIRFSNAKNKVFVLAGEPGKTLVDAIAHQIHERASEWRAMPRLPRSASHVGTDLLAATQSDGEAADNLRKADALTMRRAGFAIKLRDFEAYERDLTPEAWAEHRHTFFRAFVQHVLVLPQFFDLAVYLPRIIRLATACEDFEDLRKILRALEQLCKQVEQNCALDVKACSPDHLPSASELMVRWQWQLFATVRESISAAFPPRLSKAGQQAWQEHMANYLPSPNFDDPLSWSMSPKDYQAEQARLFSFDLAHMPFRFIGLPIEMVAQRGIPARKKVIHCDHATELLPDDVIGGIQILAKLTRFKSLPHGLLFASRPYNLPELFVLNKAAYEASQHAAMKAVVLAVRGFNLGEAAPSFDKHGVLQIPDDGPQRRYGIAVSSWKTRMGSWTAAVMRMPDPDAERYTRLCRLLDGVIAQPQHSRYLVLPELALPAHWFIRIARKLQGRGISLITGIEYLHASKARVRNQVWAALSHDGLGFPSLMIYRQDKQRPALHEEQELTRLAKLTLTPEKPWQTPPILQHGDLRFALLICSELTNISYRAALRGRVDALFVPEWNPDTETFNALVESAALDMHAYIIQCNDRQYGDSRIRAPFKESWQRDLLRVKGGVTDYCVIGEIDVQALRQFQSSHRSPTKPFKPVPDGFEIAFGRKVLPSGDGE is encoded by the coding sequence TTGGCCTACCGCAAGGCCAAAGTTGACTTGTACTACTCCTCCCATGCGTCGCTTGCAGCGATTGCAGACTATGAGGACAAGCTGCACGCGAACCTGACGGCCCTACTTGCCAAGATTCATGGCGACGATGAGTCTTGGGTGACAAAGCCTGAGTTCATCGGCAGTTGGATCTTGGCCACCAAGTCTGTGGACATGTCCTGCTGGAATCAGTACCGCGAGCGGCACGGAAACGGCCTGATTTTTTCCTCCCCGGCGGATGAATGGGAACACGCTTGCGGCCTGCTGGCAAAAGGCGAAAAGCCCCAAAAGCCCAAAGCGGAATTTCGGGTGATGGCTCAATGCAGCATGGACTTTCATGTTCTGTCGACGCTGTGGATGCTAGAGGTGGGCCACCTGTTTGACGCCGAGCTGACCGGCTGCGCTTATGGCAATCGTCTACGCCGCACCAAGGACGGAAAGGGAATCAACAAACGCTCACTCGGCTCTTTTGAGCCCTATCTCAAGCCCTTCCGCGACTGGCGCGACAACGGCATCGCAACCATGCGAGGCGCATTGGATTCCGGCAAAAAGATCGTGGCCCTCACTGCGGATGTCAGTTCCTTCTATCATGAGCTGAACCCCGGCTTCATGCTCAATCCGGTCTTCGTTACGGGTGTGCTGGGACTGGAAATGTCCGCCCATCAGGCTAAGCTCCATCGCGTGTTTATTCAGGCCCTACTAGCCTGGGCAGCGGCGACCCCCTTGAAGAAAGGTTTGCCGGTCGGGCTGCCTGCCTCTGCAGTCGTGGCGAATGTCGCGCTGGCCGAGCTGGACCGAATCATCGAGAAGCAGTGTGCGCCGCTGTATTACGGTCGCTATGTGGATGACATCCTGCTGGTCATGGAGAACGCTGCCGGTTTTCGCTCAGCTTCCGAACTCTGGGAGTGGCTGTTCGCGCGTTCTCGCGATAAGTTGGGCTGGGTGGATAAAACCGAGCGCAAACAGATCGGCTTTGAGCCGGACTACTTGGGCGATAGCCGAATCCGTTTCTCCAACGCCAAGAACAAGGTATTCGTGCTGGCCGGAGAGCCGGGCAAGACACTGGTGGACGCCATTGCCCACCAGATCCACGAGCGTGCCAGCGAATGGCGCGCCATGCCCAGGTTACCGCGATCCGCTAGCCACGTTGGCACCGACTTGCTCGCCGCAACGCAAAGCGACGGCGAGGCCGCGGACAACCTGCGCAAAGCCGATGCACTCACAATGCGCCGCGCCGGCTTTGCCATCAAACTCCGAGACTTCGAAGCCTACGAGCGTGATCTGACGCCGGAAGCGTGGGCAGAACATCGCCATACGTTCTTCCGCGCGTTTGTCCAGCACGTACTTGTGCTACCGCAGTTTTTTGATCTGGCGGTTTACTTGCCACGGATCATTCGCCTAGCAACCGCGTGCGAAGACTTTGAGGACCTGCGCAAGATCCTGCGTGCGCTCGAACAACTCTGCAAGCAAGTAGAGCAAAACTGCGCGCTCGACGTTAAAGCCTGCTCTCCAGACCACCTACCTTCCGCCAGTGAGCTAATGGTCCGTTGGCAATGGCAGCTTTTCGCCACTGTCAGAGAAAGCATCAGCGCGGCTTTTCCACCGCGACTGTCCAAGGCCGGACAGCAAGCATGGCAAGAGCACATGGCGAACTATCTGCCGTCACCGAATTTCGATGACCCTCTGAGCTGGTCCATGTCCCCCAAAGACTATCAGGCCGAACAAGCGCGCCTGTTTTCGTTCGACCTGGCGCATATGCCCTTCCGCTTTATCGGACTGCCGATCGAGATGGTGGCCCAGCGCGGCATTCCGGCCAGGAAGAAAGTCATACACTGCGACCACGCGACGGAATTGCTGCCAGACGACGTAATCGGCGGCATCCAAATACTTGCAAAGTTGACCCGGTTCAAAAGCCTGCCGCATGGATTGCTGTTCGCATCCCGCCCCTACAATCTGCCGGAGCTGTTCGTCCTGAACAAGGCGGCCTATGAGGCTTCGCAGCATGCTGCCATGAAGGCAGTGGTCCTTGCCGTGCGCGGCTTCAACCTTGGCGAGGCTGCGCCCAGTTTCGACAAACATGGCGTGCTACAAATTCCAGATGACGGGCCGCAGCGCCGTTACGGCATTGCCGTATCCAGCTGGAAGACGCGCATGGGGAGTTGGACAGCGGCGGTCATGCGCATGCCCGACCCAGACGCTGAGCGCTACACGCGCCTGTGTCGTTTACTGGACGGGGTGATTGCCCAGCCGCAGCACAGCCGCTATCTCGTACTGCCTGAGCTTGCGTTGCCGGCACACTGGTTCATCCGCATCGCCCGCAAGTTGCAGGGGCGTGGTATTTCGCTGATCACCGGCATCGAATACCTGCACGCAAGCAAAGCGCGGGTGCGCAATCAAGTGTGGGCTGCACTGTCGCACGACGGCCTCGGGTTTCCCTCGTTGATGATCTATCGGCAGGACAAGCAGCGACCAGCATTGCACGAGGAGCAAGAGCTAACGCGCTTGGCCAAACTGACTCTGACGCCTGAAAAGCCCTGGCAAACACCGCCCATCCTTCAGCACGGCGATCTGCGCTTTGCGCTGCTGATCTGCAGCGAACTGACCAACATCAGCTACCGTGCTGCCTTGCGCGGCAGAGTAGACGCGCTGTTTGTGCCAGAGTGGAACCCGGACACGGAAACCTTCAATGCCTTGGTCGAGTCGGCCGCACTAGACATGCATGCCTACATCATTCAGTGTAACGACCGCCAATACGGCGACAGCCGCATCCGCGCTCCGTTCAAAGAGAGCTGGCAACGCGATCTGCTTCGCGTAAAGGGAGGCGTGACCGACTATTGCGTGATCGGCGAGATCGACGTGCAAGCGCTACGACAATTTCAGAGCAGTCACCGGTCACCGACCAAGCCATTCAAACCGGTGCCTGATGGATTTGAGATTGCGTTTGGCCGCAAAGTGTTGCCGTCGGGGGACGGTGAATAA
- a CDS encoding replication initiator protein A, with protein sequence MQGDEEQLLLSAAAEVAPEEKTLMSVSGKRRHFFVADILDAVPKDDMLSMEHPMFALKAGDKRVRIYERNGVTVKVKPGSDGCATIHDKDIWIYCISQLVEALNRGRERVGRELRFTAHAFFLATNRRTDGDSYDRMSKALARLKGTVIETNISTADLRERGGFGLIETWKVIERTSDGRMEAVEVTLPNWLWRSVKSMQVKTLSREYFRLRKPLDRRIYELVRKHGGAQAQWRVTLAVLHEKSGSTDNLRKFRAAVKTLATSNHLPDYRLAFDTERDMVTFYSRAPKGAMAEITTTLVGLRKDKRP encoded by the coding sequence GTGCAAGGGGACGAAGAACAACTACTTCTTTCGGCAGCGGCTGAGGTTGCGCCGGAAGAAAAAACATTGATGTCTGTTTCCGGGAAGCGGCGACATTTTTTTGTGGCCGACATCTTAGATGCCGTGCCAAAAGATGACATGTTGAGCATGGAGCATCCGATGTTCGCGCTGAAGGCGGGTGACAAGCGCGTGCGAATCTATGAACGCAATGGCGTGACCGTAAAAGTTAAGCCGGGTTCCGACGGCTGCGCCACCATCCACGACAAGGATATCTGGATCTACTGCATCAGCCAGCTAGTGGAGGCGCTAAACCGGGGGCGTGAGCGTGTAGGCCGTGAATTGCGCTTTACAGCCCATGCGTTCTTTTTGGCGACGAATCGGCGTACTGATGGTGATAGCTACGATCGCATGAGCAAGGCCTTAGCAAGGCTCAAGGGGACGGTCATCGAGACCAATATCAGCACGGCTGACCTGCGCGAACGCGGGGGCTTTGGACTGATTGAAACATGGAAGGTTATCGAGCGCACCAGTGACGGGCGCATGGAAGCGGTCGAAGTAACTCTTCCGAACTGGTTATGGCGCTCGGTCAAGAGTATGCAGGTTAAGACACTCAGCCGGGAATACTTTCGACTGCGTAAGCCGCTTGACAGACGTATATATGAGCTAGTCCGCAAACACGGCGGGGCCCAAGCTCAGTGGCGCGTGACTCTCGCAGTACTGCATGAGAAGAGTGGCAGTACCGACAACCTGCGGAAATTCCGGGCCGCGGTTAAGACTCTCGCAACGTCCAACCATCTGCCAGATTACCGCTTGGCATTTGACACCGAGAGGGACATGGTGACGTTCTACTCGCGCGCGCCGAAGGGCGCAATGGCGGAGATTACGACTACCCTGGTCGGATTGAGGAAGGACAAACGTCCGTGA
- a CDS encoding site-specific integrase, protein MMGFAIDAEANPALNLLHALSAHYMVDGTAQFTVTHDKDYLYNSIVQLGKSTFPRLRTRVSPYCFRHQVASDLKADPSVSLEDAAKVMGHLSDYSIGKYGHAAHGRKGQGGRVTAPLVQTARPIKHSPKVDRLSRFKLASAKRRDHKQA, encoded by the coding sequence ATGATGGGATTTGCGATCGATGCTGAAGCCAACCCCGCGCTGAATCTCTTGCATGCCCTGTCTGCTCACTATATGGTCGACGGAACGGCTCAATTCACGGTAACTCATGACAAGGACTACTTATACAACAGTATCGTCCAGCTGGGCAAAAGCACTTTCCCGAGGCTAAGAACGCGCGTCAGTCCATACTGCTTTCGACACCAGGTGGCTTCCGACCTGAAGGCCGACCCAAGTGTTTCATTGGAGGACGCTGCGAAGGTGATGGGCCATTTGAGCGACTACAGCATCGGAAAGTACGGGCATGCCGCTCACGGGCGGAAGGGACAGGGAGGGCGTGTGACAGCGCCGCTCGTCCAAACAGCTCGACCCATCAAGCATTCGCCGAAAGTTGACCGTTTGTCCCGTTTCAAATTGGCCAGTGCGAAGCGCCGCGATCACAAGCAGGCTTAG